The Leptospira brenneri genomic sequence TCTTTAAAATCTTTCCCATCATAATATACGTATTGGATGGAGGTAAGTTTTTCTGTGATAAAAGGGAATGGAAATTCCTTTACCGTTTCGCAAAACAGCAAACGTTCTTCAGAATGAATCGATTCTCTTGCCAGTAAAACGGGATCTTTTTTCCAGAGAATGTCTTTTGGTTTTGGTTCTTTGTTGGATGCTTCTACTGGTAGCGATGTTTCTGTATCAAAAACGACATCAGGTTCTTTTGATGGGTCAGAAGGATTTTTTTGATTTAAGAGATGGGATGTTTCCGTGTTTTGGTTTGGTTTTTGAAAGTCCAAACTATATAAAAACAAAGTGAGTAGCAAACAAGAAACGGTGAGGAGGGTAAAACTCACCCAGGAAAAATAAATTGTATATTGGAGGATGAGTCCAATGACAAAAAAAATTGTGGGAATTGTATATCGTTTCATGATGACTTAGCCGTTACTCAATATAACGGGTAAAATGGGGATTCGCTGAACTGATTTTCCTTTTCCGCTAGGGGCAAATGAAACTCTATTCTGAATTGGCCGAATACTATTTTACCATCGAAGAAGCTAGTCGCAAGTTTTCAGAAGAAATCCTCTTTCTGCGGGATACATTTAAGCGACATAAAATCCATACGGTTTTAGACATTGGATGCGGGACGGGAGAACACATTAAGGAACTCCAAGGAATGGGATTCAAACCACTAGGAGTGGACGGATCTCCTCGTATGCTCGAGATTGCAAAAGTTAGATTTCCCCATTGCCAGTTTGAATTGGGTAAAATGGAAAACTACGTCGCCAAACAACCTGTAGATTCTGTCATTTGTCTGTATGGGACTTTTAATTATCTTATTAATGATGATTTGGTTCAAAACTTCCTTCGAAATTGTCATAAAAATTTAAAACAAGCGGGACTTCTCGTTTTGGAAATCTGGAATGCAGACCCAATTCACAGAATCAAACGAAAGCCAATCACGACAGTGAGTAATGTAAGGCAAGGGGCAACATCGATTCGCCGAAATCGTGGTTTTCGATTAACAAGAGCAGATGATGTTGCTATTGTAGAAGTAAATTATGTATATAATTTGAATCAAAAGGATTTAAAAGACAAACATACGATGCGTGTGTTTCACTTTCCACAAGTGCGGAATTTCTTAGACGATAATAAATTTGATGTTCTGCATGTTTATAGCAATTACGACGGAGAAAAATATACAAAAACGGGAGCAAGGATGCTCATCGTAGCCAA encodes the following:
- a CDS encoding class I SAM-dependent DNA methyltransferase, which translates into the protein MKLYSELAEYYFTIEEASRKFSEEILFLRDTFKRHKIHTVLDIGCGTGEHIKELQGMGFKPLGVDGSPRMLEIAKVRFPHCQFELGKMENYVAKQPVDSVICLYGTFNYLINDDLVQNFLRNCHKNLKQAGLLVLEIWNADPIHRIKRKPITTVSNVRQGATSIRRNRGFRLTRADDVAIVEVNYVYNLNQKDLKDKHTMRVFHFPQVRNFLDDNKFDVLHVYSNYDGEKYTKTGARMLIVAKKRS